The Streptomyces sp. NBC_01317 genomic interval CTCGGTCTCCGCGGTCGCCCTGTTCGGGGTGGTCGGTGGGTGTGGTGGGGCGGGCGGCGGGAACGGGAGCGCGGCGCCGGACGTGTCCGGGAGCGGTGGGGTGGGGGATCCGTATTTTCCCGGGCTCGGGAATGGGGGGTACGACGTCTCGCACTATGGGCTCACGCTTGACTACGTCCCTGCCACCCGGCACCTCGACGGCACCGCCGTCATCACCGCGCGGGCCACACAGGACCTCACCGGCTTCCACCTCGACCTCGCCGGGATGGACGTCGCGTCCGTGACCGTGGACGGGCGGCGGGCCGTCGTCGGCCGTGACGGTACGGAGCTGATCGTGCGGCCGCGTGAGGCACTGGAGCGCGGGGAGACCTTCCGTACCGTCGTCAGGTACTCCGGCGTCCCGCGCCGCATCACCGACCCCGACGGGTCCGCCGAGGGCTGGCTCGCCTCCGGGCGGCGGGTGGTCGCGCTGGGGGAGCCGACCGGGTCGATGACATGGTTCCCCGGCAACCACCACCCCGGCGACAAGGCGTCCTACGACGTCGACATCACCGTGCCCGCCGGCACCGAGGCCGTCTCCAACGGGGAGCCGGTCGGCCGGCGGACCAGCGGCGGCCGGACCGCGTTCCGCTGGCGGAGCACCGAGCCGATGGCCAGTTACCTCGCCACCCTCGCCATCGGCCCGTACCGCGTGCACGAGGTGAAGGGCCCCCTGCCGCTCTACACCGCCGTCGATCCCGGCGCGGGCAAGGCCGGGGCCGATCTGGTCGCCGCGCTGCCCGGGATTTTGACGTGGGAGGAGAAGACCTTCGGCCCCTACCCCTTCTCCTCCGCCGGTGTGATCATCGGGCGCAAGGCCGACGCCGGATACGCCCTGGAGACCCAGACCCGCCCCTTCCTCCCCGGCCCGACCGACGTCAGCACGCTGGTCCACGAGCTGGCCCACCAGTGGTTCGGCGACTCCGTGACGCCCGAGTCCTGGCAGGACATGTGGCTCAACGAGGGCTTCGCGACCTACGCGGAGTGGCTCTGGGCGGCGGACCACGGGGGTATGCCGGTGGCGGAGAGTTTCACCGAGGCGTACGACGACGAGGAGAACTGGGCCTTCCCGCCCGCCGATCCGCCCACCGCCGCCGACCTCTCCGAGCCGCCGGTGTACGGGCGCGGCGCGATGGTCCTCCAGCGGGTACGGGACGCGGTGGGCGACGCCACGTTCTTCCGGATCGTACGGGGCTGGGCGCGGACGCACCGTCATGGCAACGCCTCCACCGCCGACTTCACGGCGTACGTGGAGAAGGAGTCCGGACGGGAGCTGTCGGAGGTCTGGGACAGCTGGCTGTACGGGGACGGCAGGCCCGACCTGTAGAAGGCGGACGCTCACAACGCCTTGCGCAGGAGCCGGCACCGGTGGCCCCGCCTCCGGTCCGGGCGGCGGCCCGTCTCCTCGTACCCGAGCGCCGTCCAGAAGGCGACGGCCCCGGTGTTCGCCTCCGCGACCGAGAGCCTGACACCGCTGTGCCCCGCCGTGCGGAACCGGTCCTCGACGCGTCCGGCCAGCCCCCGCCCGTACCCGGAGCGCCGCTCGCGGCCGTGCACCATCAGCAGGGCGATCCACGGGTCGGGGTCCGGTACGGCGCCGGCCCCGGAGGGCCCGGACACCTGGTCCGGGTCGTGGGCCAGGACCACCGCGACCGCCACGAGCCGCCCCGCCGAACGGGCCAGCAGCACCTCCGCGTCCGGGTGCGCAAGATCGTCGGCGAGCGAGACCGCGACGTCCTCGGGGCGGATGCGCGCCGGGTCCGGGAAGTCCCCGCCGAGCTGCTGGAACGCGCGGTCCGAGGCGTAGAAGCCCGCCAGCTCCGTCAGCAGCTCCCCGGGCAGGGCGCGGGCCTCACCGGCCGTCACCACGTCGACGATCATGCGGGCAGGCTACCGGCGGCCACCGCCACGGGGACGTACGGACG includes:
- a CDS encoding GNAT family N-acetyltransferase — translated: MIVDVVTAGEARALPGELLTELAGFYASDRAFQQLGGDFPDPARIRPEDVAVSLADDLAHPDAEVLLARSAGRLVAVAVVLAHDPDQVSGPSGAGAVPDPDPWIALLMVHGRERRSGYGRGLAGRVEDRFRTAGHSGVRLSVAEANTGAVAFWTALGYEETGRRPDRRRGHRCRLLRKAL
- a CDS encoding M1 family metallopeptidase gives rise to the protein MRRYVVSSVSAVALFGVVGGCGGAGGGNGSAAPDVSGSGGVGDPYFPGLGNGGYDVSHYGLTLDYVPATRHLDGTAVITARATQDLTGFHLDLAGMDVASVTVDGRRAVVGRDGTELIVRPREALERGETFRTVVRYSGVPRRITDPDGSAEGWLASGRRVVALGEPTGSMTWFPGNHHPGDKASYDVDITVPAGTEAVSNGEPVGRRTSGGRTAFRWRSTEPMASYLATLAIGPYRVHEVKGPLPLYTAVDPGAGKAGADLVAALPGILTWEEKTFGPYPFSSAGVIIGRKADAGYALETQTRPFLPGPTDVSTLVHELAHQWFGDSVTPESWQDMWLNEGFATYAEWLWAADHGGMPVAESFTEAYDDEENWAFPPADPPTAADLSEPPVYGRGAMVLQRVRDAVGDATFFRIVRGWARTHRHGNASTADFTAYVEKESGRELSEVWDSWLYGDGRPDL